The Pleurodeles waltl isolate 20211129_DDA chromosome 6, aPleWal1.hap1.20221129, whole genome shotgun sequence genome has a segment encoding these proteins:
- the LOC138301995 gene encoding promotilin-like codes for MVSQKVVAALLAAYVVVMLAEQAQGFLPIFSPSDARRMQAKEKNRAMKKSLRSEDGELADISSYDNLEEDEIIKLKAPVEFGMRLSARQMEKYRVALEGLLQGILPEPRNVD; via the exons ATGGTCTCCCAGAAAGTGGTGGCTGCCCTGTTAGCAGCCTACGTGGTCGTCATGCTGGCCGAGCAGGCCCAGGGCTTCCTCCCAATCTTCAGCCCCAGCGATGCTAGGAGAATGCAG GCGAAGGAAAAAAACAGGGCTATGAAGAAGTCACTGCGATCTGAAGATGGGGAACTTGCAGATATCAGCAGCTATGACAATTTGGAGGAAGATGAAATTATCAAG CTGAAGGCTCCAGTGGAATTTGGGATGAGGCTCAGTGCCAGGCAGATGGAGAAATACCGGGTGGCTCTGGAAGGTCTGCTGCAGGGCATACTGCCGGAACCCCGAAACG tGGACTGA